In one Dermatophilaceae bacterium Sec6.4 genomic region, the following are encoded:
- the rpsP gene encoding 30S ribosomal protein S16 has protein sequence MAVKIRLKRLGKIRTPQYRVVVMDSRTKRDGRAIEEIGKYHPKEDPSLIEIDSDRAQYWLGVGAQPTEQVHALLRVTGDWQKFKGEPGAEGTLRVKEAPRDKKAAYEAALAAAQNESDAAGKGGATTRKKAAASTEKVSEKSTEKATEKPAEKAEDSKPVDELATDAAAPAAKEADAATAEAAASTES, from the coding sequence GTGGCCGTCAAAATTCGTTTGAAGCGTCTCGGCAAGATTCGCACCCCCCAGTATCGCGTCGTCGTCATGGACTCGCGCACCAAGCGCGATGGTCGGGCGATCGAGGAAATCGGCAAGTACCACCCCAAGGAAGACCCCAGTCTGATCGAGATCGACTCCGACCGCGCGCAGTACTGGCTCGGCGTAGGTGCTCAGCCCACCGAGCAGGTGCACGCTCTGCTGCGCGTGACCGGTGACTGGCAGAAGTTCAAGGGCGAGCCGGGTGCCGAGGGCACCCTGCGCGTGAAGGAAGCTCCGCGCGACAAGAAGGCCGCATACGAGGCGGCCCTGGCCGCCGCGCAGAACGAGTCCGACGCAGCCGGTAAGGGTGGCGCGACCACCCGCAAGAAGGCCGCTGCATCAACCGAGAAGGTCAGCGAGAAGTCGACCGAAAAGGCGACCGAGAAGCCGGCCGAGAAGGCCGAGGACTCCAAGCCCGTCGACGAGTTGGCAACCGATGCAGCTGCGCCCGCCGCCAAGGAGGCTGACGCAGCGACTGCCGAGGCCGCCGCCAGCACCGAGAGCTGA
- a CDS encoding 2-dehydropantoate 2-reductase gives MRVVVVGAGAIGGTLAAAFAGGGATVSLLARGATLAAVQRDGLLIEHAGEVACYRLVASDDPADLGPQDLVVVAVKAPALGTALPVVSALLGDQTRVLTAMNGVPWWFLQGGFGGSVAGRTLCTADPDGSIAAALPVGRVIGSVVHLGASTPRPGAVAWSTGEAVVLGKPAGGADPFSEKVAAVLVNGGLAATTSPQIQRDVWWKLWGNMTMNPVSMLTTSTMDLILDDPFVLELIEAVMLEAKALGEVLGIPIDQLPADRHRITRQLGPFRTSMLQDLDAGRPVELDALLGSVVELAQLAQVAMPTTRMLFGLARTRARSIGLYPPA, from the coding sequence ATGAGGGTCGTCGTGGTGGGCGCCGGAGCGATCGGCGGTACCCTCGCCGCCGCGTTCGCCGGCGGTGGCGCGACAGTGTCGCTGCTGGCGCGCGGCGCGACCCTGGCCGCCGTGCAGCGCGACGGGCTGCTGATCGAGCATGCCGGGGAAGTGGCCTGCTACCGGCTCGTCGCAAGTGATGACCCGGCGGATCTGGGGCCCCAGGACCTGGTGGTCGTGGCCGTGAAGGCGCCGGCGCTGGGAACGGCCTTACCGGTCGTGTCTGCCCTGCTCGGTGACCAGACCCGGGTGTTGACTGCAATGAACGGCGTGCCGTGGTGGTTCCTGCAGGGCGGGTTCGGTGGGTCGGTCGCCGGCCGGACGTTGTGTACGGCGGACCCGGACGGATCGATCGCGGCAGCCCTGCCTGTCGGGCGGGTCATCGGCTCCGTGGTCCACCTGGGAGCCAGCACGCCCAGGCCGGGGGCCGTGGCCTGGTCGACGGGAGAGGCGGTCGTGCTGGGGAAACCCGCAGGAGGCGCAGACCCGTTCAGCGAGAAGGTCGCAGCGGTTCTGGTGAACGGTGGTCTGGCTGCCACGACCTCACCGCAGATCCAGCGCGACGTGTGGTGGAAGTTATGGGGAAACATGACGATGAACCCCGTCAGCATGCTCACCACCAGCACGATGGACCTGATCCTGGACGATCCCTTCGTGCTCGAACTGATCGAAGCAGTGATGCTGGAGGCGAAGGCGCTGGGCGAAGTGCTCGGCATACCCATCGATCAGCTTCCTGCCGACCGCCACCGGATCACCCGGCAACTCGGGCCGTTCCGTACCTCGATGTTGCAGGACCTCGACGCCGGTCGGCCGGTCGAGCTCGATGCGCTGCTCGGATCGGTCGTAGAACTGGCGCAGCTGGCGCAGGTGGCGATGCCGACGACCCGGATGCTCTTCGGGTTGGCGCGGACACGAGCCCGCTCCATCGGTCTGTACCCGCCAGCCTGA
- a CDS encoding CapA family protein: MMPSRSSRGAASLGVATVFLTACGLSSCTSGSPSPAASSSSASDAPAASASTRPPAVQPSVTVSGSGDILLHTAIGQEAAGYASAAGRKGYDFDPMFAQVRSAISAADLALCHQETPISTTDTDLSVPGSLVFNVPREIAGTLKRAGYDGCDMASNHTIDRGLAGMASTRRQLTDAGLKVSGPSADAKTSGKPAVYDVKGVQIAHLAYTYTFPNSDGPTTAVPSGAPWLRSSLWPAAGARGIISDATAAKKAGAALVIVSIHWGREGVQQPTADQVALAGALTKSPAVDAIFGTHAHIVQPCTELNGKFVFYGLGNFISNQGPGHGPQTESNRDGVLAQITFTRTASGRWSQRASYQPTHVNTTARHTVQFSTPDSDAASWKRTQRAMNALRSCPAVADGS; encoded by the coding sequence ATGATGCCATCGAGGTCCTCGCGGGGTGCTGCATCGCTCGGTGTGGCGACGGTGTTCCTCACCGCGTGCGGTCTGTCCTCCTGCACGTCGGGTAGCCCCTCGCCCGCCGCGTCATCGTCATCAGCCTCTGACGCCCCGGCTGCCTCCGCGTCGACACGACCACCTGCTGTGCAGCCGTCCGTCACCGTCAGCGGCAGCGGCGACATCCTGCTGCACACCGCGATCGGGCAGGAGGCCGCCGGCTACGCGTCGGCCGCAGGTCGCAAGGGCTACGACTTCGATCCGATGTTCGCGCAGGTGCGATCGGCCATCTCGGCAGCCGACCTTGCGCTCTGCCATCAGGAGACCCCGATCTCCACCACCGATACCGACCTGAGCGTCCCCGGTTCGCTCGTGTTCAACGTGCCGCGCGAGATAGCAGGAACCCTGAAACGAGCGGGTTACGACGGTTGCGACATGGCCTCCAACCACACCATCGACCGCGGACTTGCCGGGATGGCCTCAACGCGTCGACAACTGACGGACGCCGGATTGAAGGTTTCCGGGCCGTCGGCCGACGCGAAGACGTCGGGCAAGCCTGCGGTGTACGACGTCAAGGGCGTCCAGATTGCCCACCTCGCCTACACCTATACCTTCCCCAACTCGGACGGCCCCACGACCGCGGTCCCCAGCGGCGCTCCGTGGTTGCGTAGTTCGTTGTGGCCGGCGGCCGGTGCTCGGGGCATCATTTCTGACGCCACCGCAGCAAAGAAGGCAGGCGCTGCCCTGGTAATTGTCAGTATCCACTGGGGGAGAGAGGGCGTGCAGCAACCGACTGCTGACCAGGTTGCGCTGGCCGGGGCGTTGACGAAGTCACCTGCTGTCGACGCGATCTTCGGCACCCACGCCCACATCGTCCAACCGTGCACCGAGCTCAACGGCAAGTTCGTCTTCTACGGGCTCGGGAACTTCATTTCCAACCAGGGGCCCGGCCATGGTCCGCAGACGGAGTCCAACCGGGATGGCGTCCTGGCGCAGATCACCTTCACCCGCACAGCATCCGGTCGGTGGAGCCAACGCGCCAGCTACCAGCCCACCCACGTCAACACGACCGCGCGGCACACCGTGCAGTTCTCTACGCCCGACTCCGATGCTGCATCGTGGAAACGGACTCAGCGCGCCATGAACGCATTGAGGTCCTGCCCGGCTGTTGCGGACGGCTCATGA
- a CDS encoding helix-turn-helix domain-containing protein, producing the protein MPSVDRMKPSPTTRGSSARGSADRAQPTSRGVNPTDGDALPGRLTIPHRFVPSVTDVRDEPDPLTIGRRIRHLRQEKGLTLGDVATSIGMSASALSLIENGKREPRLSLLNALASTFDTQLSEFLATKAPSRRAALEIRLERAQRNAGYDSLGLPRVKIGPRLPLEALEALVGLHEVIAATSAERAATPEHARRANYDLRVRMRGADNYFADIETEASTLLEAIHYAGGPVGRVAVDRIAAHLGFALVHTADLPGSTRTVTDMTHKRIYLPQPEAGQHDSRSLALQALGHLVLGHDVPHDYAEFLTQRVEINYFAASVLMPQDGAVRLLRTAMQDKDIAIEDLRDAFAVSYETAAHRFTNLATRHLGIPVHFMRIGQDGMIYKAYENDGVVFPSDATGAIEGQRVCRAWTARRVFEQPDLSQAFCAYTDTRSGTYWCTAAIDRAPAGVFSVNVGVRYQDVKWFRGRETTHRAVSRCPDPTCCNLPPADLAQRWVGNAWPSARAHSHLLAAMPPGVFPGVDDTEVYRFLDRHAPS; encoded by the coding sequence ATGCCGTCTGTTGATCGTATGAAGCCGTCACCCACCACGCGTGGTTCGAGCGCCCGTGGTTCAGCCGACCGTGCACAGCCGACCTCGCGAGGTGTCAACCCGACGGATGGTGACGCCCTCCCCGGGCGGCTGACCATCCCGCACCGTTTCGTCCCCAGCGTGACCGATGTGCGCGATGAGCCCGATCCGCTGACGATCGGACGTCGGATTCGCCACCTCCGCCAGGAGAAGGGCCTGACGTTGGGCGACGTCGCCACCTCGATCGGGATGTCGGCCTCGGCGTTGTCGCTGATCGAGAACGGCAAGCGCGAGCCCCGGCTCTCGCTGCTCAATGCATTGGCTTCCACCTTCGACACCCAGCTTTCTGAGTTCCTCGCCACCAAAGCGCCTTCGCGTCGGGCGGCCCTGGAGATCCGGTTGGAGAGGGCCCAGCGAAATGCCGGCTACGACTCCCTCGGGCTGCCCAGGGTCAAGATCGGACCACGGTTGCCCCTGGAGGCGCTGGAAGCGCTTGTCGGGCTGCACGAGGTCATCGCGGCGACGTCGGCCGAGCGGGCCGCGACGCCCGAGCACGCTCGTCGGGCCAACTACGACCTGCGGGTCCGGATGCGCGGCGCGGACAACTACTTCGCCGACATCGAAACCGAGGCGAGCACGCTGCTGGAGGCGATCCACTACGCCGGTGGGCCGGTAGGGCGGGTGGCCGTCGACCGGATCGCGGCACATCTCGGATTCGCGCTCGTACATACCGCAGACCTGCCCGGGTCCACCCGCACCGTCACCGATATGACCCACAAACGCATCTACCTTCCGCAACCCGAGGCCGGTCAACACGACTCCCGCTCGCTGGCGTTGCAGGCGCTGGGGCACCTGGTGCTCGGGCACGACGTGCCGCACGACTATGCCGAGTTCCTCACCCAGCGGGTCGAGATCAACTACTTCGCCGCGTCGGTGCTGATGCCACAGGACGGCGCTGTGCGGCTGCTGCGGACGGCGATGCAGGACAAGGACATTGCCATCGAAGATCTTCGGGATGCGTTTGCGGTCTCCTACGAAACGGCAGCGCACCGCTTCACCAATCTGGCCACCCGACACCTGGGCATTCCCGTGCACTTCATGCGGATAGGGCAGGACGGGATGATCTACAAGGCCTACGAGAACGATGGGGTGGTCTTTCCCAGCGACGCCACCGGGGCCATCGAGGGTCAGCGGGTGTGTCGGGCATGGACCGCTCGCAGGGTGTTCGAGCAACCTGACCTGTCCCAGGCGTTCTGCGCCTACACCGACACCCGCTCCGGCACCTACTGGTGCACTGCCGCGATCGACAGGGCCCCTGCGGGGGTCTTCTCTGTCAACGTCGGGGTGCGTTATCAGGACGTCAAATGGTTCCGCGGCCGGGAGACCACCCACAGGGCGGTCTCGCGTTGCCCCGATCCGACCTGCTGCAACCTGCCGCCCGCGGACCTCGCCCAGCGGTGGGTCGGCAACGCCTGGCCGAGCGCGCGCGCCCATTCCCACCTGTTGGCCGCGATGCCGCCCGGGGTATTTCCCGGTGTCGACGACACGGAGGTCTACCGCTTCCTGGACCGGCACGCCCCTTCCTGA
- the aceA gene encoding isocitrate lyase, with translation MTSTIPDSEINQAPSGDAGADRKAQAATALQQEWDANPRWNGVQRDYSAADVVKLQGSVQEEFTLARRGSEQLWEKLHTEDYVNALGALTGNQAVQQVKAGLKAIYLSGWQVAGDANAAGQTYPDQSLYPANSVPQVVRRINNALLRADQIEYSEGIKTVDEWVVPIIADAEAGFGGPLNAFELMKSMIASGAAGVHWEDQLASEKKCGHLGGKVLIPTQQHVRTLNAARLAADVSNVPSIVIARTDAEAATLLTTDVDERDQPFITGERTAEGFYKVTNGIEPCIARGLAYAEYADLLWMETGTPDLAHARTFAEAIKDKFPDQMLAYNCSPSFNWKKHLDDDTIAAFQRELGAMGFKFQFITLAGFHALNYSMFELAHGYAREQMKAYVDLQEKEFAAEARGYTATKHQREVGTGYFDLVSTALNPHSSTTALKDSTENAQF, from the coding sequence ATGACTTCAACCATCCCCGACAGCGAGATCAACCAAGCCCCCTCCGGCGACGCCGGAGCAGACCGCAAGGCGCAGGCCGCGACAGCGCTGCAGCAGGAGTGGGACGCCAACCCCCGGTGGAACGGCGTGCAGCGCGACTACTCCGCCGCCGACGTCGTGAAACTGCAGGGCAGCGTGCAGGAGGAGTTCACCCTCGCCCGACGCGGGTCGGAGCAATTGTGGGAGAAGCTGCACACCGAGGACTACGTCAATGCGCTCGGCGCCCTCACCGGCAACCAGGCCGTCCAGCAGGTCAAGGCCGGCCTGAAGGCCATCTACCTGTCCGGCTGGCAGGTCGCAGGTGACGCGAACGCCGCGGGGCAGACCTACCCCGACCAGTCGCTCTACCCAGCAAACTCGGTGCCGCAGGTCGTTCGGCGCATCAACAACGCTCTGCTGCGCGCCGACCAGATCGAGTACTCCGAGGGCATCAAGACCGTCGATGAGTGGGTCGTCCCGATCATCGCGGACGCGGAGGCCGGCTTCGGTGGCCCGCTCAACGCCTTCGAACTGATGAAGTCGATGATCGCTTCCGGTGCCGCGGGCGTGCACTGGGAGGACCAGCTCGCCTCGGAGAAGAAGTGCGGCCACCTCGGTGGGAAGGTGCTGATCCCGACCCAGCAGCACGTGCGCACCCTCAACGCCGCACGCCTGGCCGCCGATGTCAGCAACGTGCCGTCCATCGTGATCGCGCGCACCGACGCCGAGGCAGCAACGCTGCTGACGACCGACGTGGATGAGCGCGACCAGCCGTTCATCACCGGTGAGCGCACTGCCGAAGGCTTCTACAAGGTCACGAACGGCATCGAGCCGTGCATCGCACGCGGCCTGGCCTACGCGGAATACGCCGACCTGCTGTGGATGGAGACCGGCACTCCCGACCTGGCGCATGCCAGGACTTTCGCCGAAGCGATCAAGGACAAGTTCCCCGACCAGATGCTGGCCTACAACTGCAGTCCGTCGTTCAACTGGAAGAAGCACCTGGACGACGACACGATCGCTGCGTTCCAGCGGGAACTCGGCGCGATGGGCTTCAAGTTCCAGTTCATCACCCTCGCCGGCTTCCATGCGCTGAACTACTCGATGTTCGAGCTGGCCCACGGGTACGCCCGCGAGCAGATGAAGGCGTATGTGGATCTGCAGGAGAAGGAGTTCGCCGCCGAGGCACGTGGATACACCGCGACCAAGCACCAGCGCGAGGTCGGCACCGGCTATTTCGATCTGGTGTCCACTGCGCTGAACCCGCACAGCTCCACCACGGCGCTGAAGGACAGCACAGAGAACGCCCAGTTCTAA